GAGGATGTCGCTGCCTGCCGGCCCGTTGAACTTGAGCGTCGTCGCGCAGATGTAGTAGTTGAAGTACGAGCCGTACGCACCAAGCGAATTGAGCCGCAGATAGTTCTCGGCGAGCGGTTCGATGACCGCGTTGACCTCCGCCTTACGGTTGTCGAACTCGGTGGCCAGTGGGCGGAGGTTCTCGAGTACGCCCTGGATCGGCCGTCGCGAATTCGCCAGCATGTCCGTCAGATTCGTCTCGGCCGACGCCAGCGGCGGAATCGCGCCGGCGATCGGGTCGCGGCCTTCGGCGAGTCCAGTGACCAGCTTCTGTAGCTCGTCCACGCTGGCATTGAACTCGGCACTCTTGGAGTCGATGGTCCCCAGCACCTGGTTCAGGTTCTGGATGACCTCCGAGATGACTTGGTACCGATCACCCAAAGTCTGGCTGAAAGTTCCGGTCTCCGAGAGCAGTTGGGACAGCGCACCACCCTGGCCCTGCAGCAGCTCGAGGATCGCATTGCTGATCTGATTGACCTGCTCGCCGTCGAGGCCCTTGACCACAGGGCGTAGACCGCCGAGCAACGCGTCCAGGTCGAGGGCCGGCTGGGTGTTGTCCTTTGGAATGGTGGCACCCTTGGGCAGCTTCCTGAGCTCACCCGGGCCCGAGGTGATCTCCATGAAGCGATCGCCGACCAGGTTCTCGTAGCGGATCACGGCTCGCGTGGACGTGTACAGCTGGTACTTCTTGTCCAGCGTGAACGCCACATCGACGGTGTTGTCGGGGTTCAGCTTCACGGCTTCGACCGTGCCGACCGGGACACCGGCGATCCGTACGTCGTTACCGCCCCCCAGTCGCGACGCATCGGCGAACGTGGCGTGGTAACGATTGGTCGACGTGAACCGGAACTCGCCGAAGATCACGATCAAACCGGCGCTGACCAACAACATCGCCACCACGAAGATGCCGACCTTCGTCAGGATTCCCTTCATCAGAAGTCGTCCCGTTCTGCGAACGCGCCGTTGAAGAGGAATTGGAACGTATTCGGGGCGTCGACCTGCACCTCGGTGAACGGCTCATACGGAATGAGCGCGTTGTCGGTGACCAGGAACGGTGACCGGAAGTACGATCCGCCGAACTGCATGCTCGGGAGGTTCGGCAAGCCACGGCAGTTCGGACCACCCGTCGCGTTCACGATCGGCAGGCTCTCCGGATACGTGTATGACGGGACGCCGAGGACGAAGCTCGAACTGACCATCGCGCCGGGCTTGTAACCACCGAGGATGTCCGCACCGCGCTGGCGGCCTTTCGCGACACCCTGGACGATGCAGCCGAGGACGGGCGAATAGTCGTGCAGGACTTTCAACGGTGCCCGCAGTCGCTGGATCGCCGCGATGTAGTCGTCGGCGCCGGGCTCGAGGGTGTCGGCGCCCTCGTTCGCCAGGCCGATCGTCGCGAGCAACGTGGCGTTCAGATTCTCCTGCTCATCGACGACCGTCTGGCTGATGGTCGGCACGTTCTTGATGACGGTCACCAGGTCGGGGCCGGCATCGCCGTAGATGTTGGCCACCGTGTTGGTCTGCGCGAGAATCGCCTCCACCTGCGGCAGCTTCGGATTCAGTTGCGCGAGGTACTGATTCAGCCCGGCCGAGCTGACACCGACGTCCTCACCATGACCACGCAGGCCCTCCGCGAGCGCCGACATGGTCGCGTTCAGATGGATGGGATTGACCTTGTTCAAGACGTCGATCAGTGTCTGGAACAGCGTATTGGCTTCCAGCTGGACTTCGTCGGCCTTGACAGCAGCGCCAGCGGCCATCGGCTTACCTGAAGGCTGTTCCGGCGCAAGGAATTCCACCGACTTCGCGCCGAACACCGTCGTGCTGGCGATCCGCACCGGCGCGTTCGACGGCACGTAGCGCAGCTCGCCCTTGTTGATCGCGAGCGTCAGCTTCGCATCCTCACCGGTATACGAGATGTCTTCGACCTTGCCGATCTGGATACCGCGGTACTTGACCTTCGCGTCGCGGTCCATCACCAGACCGGCCCGCTTCGAGGTGACCGTCACGGTTTCGGTCGGTGTGAACGCGGCCGAGTAGGAGAGATAGGTGAACACCGAGAACGCCACGATGACCGCCGCCAGCACTACGGCGGCGATCCTGATCGCGACGGTCCTCGACATGGTTTCTCTTTCCCCTTAACCCGAGAGGTTGAAGTTTCCGGTGGCACCGTACACGGCCAGGGAGATGAACAGAGTGATGATGACGACGACGATCAGCGAGGTCCGGACCGCCTTACCCACCGCGACACCGACGCCGACGGGTCCGCCGGATGCGTTGTAG
The sequence above is drawn from the Mycobacterium gallinarum genome and encodes:
- a CDS encoding MCE family protein; protein product: MSRTVAIRIAAVVLAAVIVAFSVFTYLSYSAAFTPTETVTVTSKRAGLVMDRDAKVKYRGIQIGKVEDISYTGEDAKLTLAINKGELRYVPSNAPVRIASTTVFGAKSVEFLAPEQPSGKPMAAGAAVKADEVQLEANTLFQTLIDVLNKVNPIHLNATMSALAEGLRGHGEDVGVSSAGLNQYLAQLNPKLPQVEAILAQTNTVANIYGDAGPDLVTVIKNVPTISQTVVDEQENLNATLLATIGLANEGADTLEPGADDYIAAIQRLRAPLKVLHDYSPVLGCIVQGVAKGRQRGADILGGYKPGAMVSSSFVLGVPSYTYPESLPIVNATGGPNCRGLPNLPSMQFGGSYFRSPFLVTDNALIPYEPFTEVQVDAPNTFQFLFNGAFAERDDF
- a CDS encoding MCE family protein; the encoded protein is MKGILTKVGIFVVAMLLVSAGLIVIFGEFRFTSTNRYHATFADASRLGGGNDVRIAGVPVGTVEAVKLNPDNTVDVAFTLDKKYQLYTSTRAVIRYENLVGDRFMEITSGPGELRKLPKGATIPKDNTQPALDLDALLGGLRPVVKGLDGEQVNQISNAILELLQGQGGALSQLLSETGTFSQTLGDRYQVISEVIQNLNQVLGTIDSKSAEFNASVDELQKLVTGLAEGRDPIAGAIPPLASAETNLTDMLANSRRPIQGVLENLRPLATEFDNRKAEVNAVIEPLAENYLRLNSLGAYGSYFNYYICATTLKFNGPAGSDILLPIGGVPDLSKGRCSANG